Proteins found in one Crassostrea angulata isolate pt1a10 chromosome 3, ASM2561291v2, whole genome shotgun sequence genomic segment:
- the LOC128177331 gene encoding cytochrome P450 4F2-like has product MAALTWTLLQAVPLVLIGIVLLKILSFLKKIHDLKASFKDFPGPTPHWLYGNMQELTGDFKGMLRVADYAVRYQGAFPVWMGPTDAFLMTVHPATVRSVLSGSDPKDEFSYSLMRPWIGDGLLLSSGKKWDRNRRMMTPAFHQGVLRNYVKIFYESGLELLEKWSKEGDEPVETFHHISLLTLDSMMKCLFGYSSQCQTETVRHPYIQGVYDVSEQIVKRITNPLHHFQFIYDMSQNGAEFRKTCDVIHSHSEKIIGDRRQLIASERPGSRPVDFLDILLSGRDSEGNGLTDTEIRDEVDTFMFEGHDSTASAISWCLYNLACHPDHQDRCREEIRQSWGDRQDITWEDLNKIEYTFMCVKESMRLYPPVPNVSRCAENDITLPDGRVIPKGVRMAVSLFALHRNPEVWTEPEEYDPSRFSRDSVTYQSAYMPFSIGPRNCIGQLFAVTQMKVVIPMLIRKFRFTLDPNRPAEPESMLILRSKNGLYLNIHPVK; this is encoded by the exons ATGGCGGCGCTAACATGGACACTGTTACAGGCAGTGCCTTTAGTTCTCATAGGCATCGTCCTCCTGAAAATTCTGTCCTTTCTCAAGAAGATACATGACTTGAAGGCTTCATTTAAAGACTTCCCGGGCCCCACGCCCCACTGGCTCTATGGTAACATGCAAGAG CTGACGGGCGACTTCAAGGGGATGCTGAGGGTAGCGGACTACGCCGTCAGGTATCAAGGGGCGTTTCCCGTCTGGATGGGACCCACGGACGCCTTCCTAATGACAGTACACCCCGCAACAGTCCGCTCGGTTCTCTCGGGGTCAG ATCCAAAGGACGAATTTTCTTATTCCTTAATGCGGCCATGGATAG GTGATGGACTGTTGCTGAGCTCGGGGAAGAAGTGGGACCGGAACAGACGCATGATGACACCTGCATTTCACCAAGGGGTCCTCCGAAACTATGTCAAAATATTCTACGAGTCGGGACTCGAGTTACTG GAAAAATGGTCCAAAGAAGGGGATGAGCCCGTGGAGACGTTCCATCACATCAGTCTGTTGACCCTGGACAGCATGATGAAGTGTTTGTTTGGGTACAGCAGTCAGTGTCAGACCGAGAC GGTCCGACATCCGTACATCCAGGGGGTGTATGACGTATCAGAACAGATCGTGAAGAGAATCACTAACCCCCTCCATCATTTCCAGTTCATCTATGACATGTCACAAAACGG TGCTGAGTTCAGAAAGACTTGTGACGTCATCCACTCACATTCCGAGAAAATCATTGGTGATCGACGTCAGCTGATAGCCTCGGAGAGACCGGGGTCTCGCCCGGTGGACTTCCTGGACATCCTGCTGTCAGGGAGG GACAGTGAGGGTAACGGACTGACGGACACGGAGATCAGGGACGAAGTGGACACCTTCATGTTTGAGGGTCACGACTCCACGGCCAGCGCCATCTCCTGGTGTCTGTACAACCTGGCCTGCCACCCGGACCACCAAGACAGGTGTAGGGAGGAGATCCGACAGTCCTGGGGGGACAGGCAGGATATCACGTG GGAAGATCTGAATAAAATTGAGTACACGTTTATGTGTGTGAAGGAGAGCATGAGGCTGTACCCACCGGTCCCCAACGTGTCTCGATGTGCGGAGAACGACATCACTCTACCCGACGGCAGAGTCATCCCTAAAG GTGTTCGAATGGCAGTCTCATTGTTTGCTTTACACAGAAACCCGGAAGTATGGACGGAACCAGAG GAATATGACCCCTCCAGATTCTCCAGAGACAGCGTGACGTACCAGTCAGCATACATGCCATTTTCGATAGGACCAAG GAACTGCATTGGTCAGCTGTTTGCCGTTACACAGATGAAAGTCGTCATCCCCATGCTAATACGGAAGTTCCGGTTTACGTTAGATCCAAATCGACCAGCGGAACCGGAAAGTATGCTGATTCTGCGCAGTAAAAACGGACTCTACCTAAACATTCATCCGGTGAAATGA
- the LOC128177319 gene encoding CWF19-like protein 2: MDPGIAFRSSREIKKEREEKRTAREKVLNQAKTQYEREERKREQAKARGEDTWMLPSLEKRIEKDKEHYEKSKKHKKEKKKKKKSKKKKKKAEKDDSSSSSEEESDEAAMWIEKSAAPVTVDDKGQDSKPVVKGPQLQRDSWMEAPLDLIPTITRKEIRDAQKAENQEDEKKVMVDQLGQHERELNPYWKEGGTGLPEENVTQKKASAPHAVGDGGFSWMKKAYGRCVEQAKEENRTLEDVAIEKYGSLQKLESMLKSAEKAYKEITRGKEKEGYRRDVDSRRERFMKPGESDRGRRGGFMRPSDDNDSGYNRQRYSESGGNDLRSKSWRRERSRSRERRRSRSRERGRSRERDRSRSGSREKRSRSKERISFRSRDSEKGFSDRLKNRFMRPGEGNSYASDNRERVRSAAPAWKKKEFHKPESPEREERDMKRSSKESKKRGYSESSSSTDSSSEEDSESDKEKENVAEAGGSGGGERTKEESEEEEVVLLSEKEMNQLGAKIVRAEIMGNTELATKLKEQLEKARENNEKYKEARPPGGENKKEENVVVLARTGASGIARPVADREHEAQRGKRRRKKEKVTTHGKSGERERYFADDDRFDLKQMVEREKMGTAEDQNSMFSRLAGRSVDKTNDDFDLDDMFVSRANAKESGAKMEEKERAMAIREHKNVSDCQMCFDKTPKHLIICIGTKVYLSLPNSKSLCEGHCLIVPMQHAVSGTVVDEDVWNEIQVFRKTLTQMFLAMDQDVVFMETCMGLRYHPHMYIECVPMERETGDLAPIYFKKAIQESESEWSDNKKLVDLSKKDVRRSIPKGFPYFAVDFGMQGGYAHVIEDEKQFPKYFGKEVVGGMIDAEPRLWRRPQKEGFEDQRKKVLQFADWWKPYDWTQS, from the exons ATGGACCCGGGAATTGCCTTTCGAAGTTCACGTGAAATAAAGAAAGAACGAGAAGAAAAGAGGACTGCTAGAGAAAAAGTGTTGAATCAA GCTAAAACTCAATATGAACGTGAggaaagaaagagagaacaAGCCAAAGCTCGAGGGGAAGATACTTGGATGTTGCCATCCTTAGAAAAGCGCATTGAGAAAGACAAAGAG CATTATGAAAAATCAAAgaaacacaaaaaagaaaagaagaaaaagaaaaaaagtaagaaaaagaagaagaaagcaGAAAAGGATGATTCCTCTTCTTCAAGTGAG GAAGAATCAGACGAGGCAGCAATGTGGATTGAGAAATCTGCAGCACCTGTTACAGTGGATGACAAAGGACAAGACAGCAAGCCTGTAGTTAAAGGACCACAATTACAG AGAGACAGTTGGATGGAAGCTCCACTAGACTTGATTCCAACCATCACTCGTAAAGAGATTAGAGATGCCCAGAAAGCAGAAAATCAAGAGGATGAGAAGAAGGTTATGGTAGATCAA TTAGGACAGCATGAGAGGGAGTTGAATCCTTACTGGAAGGAAGGCGGTACTGGTTTACCGGAGGAGAATGTGACACAGAAGAAGGCCAGTGCCCCTCATGCTGTGGGAGATGGGGGATTCTCTTGGATGAAGAAGGCATACGGCAGGTGTGTAGAACAGGCCAAGGAGGAAAACAGGACTTTGGAGGATGTGGCCATTGAGAAATATGGG tCACTACAAAAATTGGAATCAATGTTAAAGTCAGCAGAAAAGGCTTACAAAGAAATCACCAGGGGAAAGGAAAAGGAAGGTTACCGGAGAGATGTAGACAGTAGGAGAGAGAGGTTCATGAAACCGGGAGAAAGTGACAGAGGAAGACGAGGGGGGTTTATGAGGCCCTCTGATGATAATGATAGTGGTTATAATAGACAGAGATATTCTGAATCAGGTGGTAATGATTTAAGGTCAAAGAGTTGGAGGAgggaaaggtcaaggtcaagagAAAGAAGGAGGTCCAGATCCAGAGAAAGAGGGAGATCAAGAGAAAGGGATAGGTCAAGGTCAGGATCAAGGGagaaaaggtcaaggtcaaaggagAGGATTTCATTTAGATCAAGAGATAGTGAAAAGGGTTTTTCAGACAGATTAAAAAACCGCTTCATGAGACCAGGGGAAGGCAACTCATATGCAAGTGATAATAGGGAGAGAGTGAGATCTGCTGCACCTGCATGGAAGAAAAAAGAATTCCATAAGCCAGAATCTCCTGAAAGAGAAGAAAGGGACATGAAAAGGTCTTCAAAAGAATCAAAGAAGAGAGGGTATTCAGAGTCATCATCTTCAACAG ATTCAAGTTCTGAAGAGGATAGTGAGTctgataaagaaaaagaaaatgttgcTGAGGCAGGGGGGAGTGGTGGTGGTGAGAGGACAAAAGAGGAGAGTGAAGAGGAAGAGGTGGTCCTCCTCTCAGAGAAGGAGATGAATCAACTCGGGGCCAAAATAGTCAGGGCAGAGATCATGGGAAATACT GAACTTGCGACAAAATTGAAAGAACAACTCGAGAAAGCTcgagaaaataatgaaaaatacaaagagGCAAGGCCACCCGGTGGAGAGaacaaaaaagaagaaaatgtggTGGTGCTGGCAAGAACAGGTGCCTCGGGGATAGCCCGCCCTGTGGCTGACCGGGAGCATGAAGCACAGAGAGGCAAACGACGGAGGAAGAAGGAAAAG GTTACCACACATGGAAAATCAGGAGAGAGGGAGAGATATTTTGCAGACGATGACAGATTTGATCTCAAACAAATG GTTGAAAGAGAAAAGATGGGAACGGCAGAAGACCAGAATTCCATGTTTTCAAGGCTCGCAGGCAGG AGTGTCGATAAAACAAATGATGATTTCGACTTAGATGACATGTTTGTGAGCAGAGCAAATGCAAAAGAATCCGGTGCCAAAATGGAGGAAAAAGAGCGAGCTATGGCCATTCGAG agcaCAAAAACGTCTCCGATTGCCAGATGTGTTTTGATAAAACTCCCAAGCATCTCATCATCTGCATAGGAACTAAG GTCTATCTGTCCCTCCCTAACAGTAAGTCTCTGTGTGAGGGCCATTGTTTGATCGTCCCCATGCAGCATGCTGTGTCTGGAACCGTGGTAGATGAGGATGTCTGGAACGAGATCCAG GTATTCCGTAAAACACTGACCCAGATGTTTCTGGCCATGGACCAAGATGTGGTGTTCATGGAAACGTGTATGGGACTACGGTATCATCCACACATGTACATCGAATGTGTCCCCATGGAAAGGGAGACAGGCGATCTGGCTCCTATTTATTTCAAG AAAGCCATTCAGGAGTCTGAGTCTGAGTGGTCTGACAACAAGAAACTAGTAGACCTCAGCAAAAAAGATGTCCGCAGATCA ATCCCTAAAGGCTTTCCTTATTTTGCTGTGGATTTTGGAATGCAGGGTGGATATGCTCATGTTATTGAGGATGAAAAGCAATTCCCCAAGTATTTTGGCAAG GAGGTAGTGGGTGGCATGATTGACGCTGAACCCCGCCTCTGGAGGCGTCCTCAGAAAGAGGGCTTTGAGGACCAGAGGAAGAAGGTCCTCCAGTTTGCAGACTGGTGGAAGCCTTACGATTGGACCCAGAGCTAA